The following are encoded in a window of Legionella geestiana genomic DNA:
- a CDS encoding conjugal transfer protein TrbD, whose amino-acid sequence MSLRTVPIRKAANRPSLFMGGDRELVMFSGLLAAVLVFAAQDWRAVIVGVALWFGALWALRLMAKADPMLRAVYLRHRNYQAYYPARATPFRRHGGPYG is encoded by the coding sequence ATGAGCCTGCGCACGGTTCCCATCCGCAAAGCCGCCAACCGCCCGAGTCTGTTCATGGGCGGTGACCGCGAGCTGGTGATGTTCTCGGGCCTGCTGGCCGCCGTTCTTGTCTTTGCGGCTCAGGATTGGCGGGCAGTGATTGTGGGAGTCGCGCTGTGGTTTGGCGCGCTCTGGGCACTGCGACTGATGGCAAAGGCCGACCCGATGCTGAGAGCGGTTTACCTGCGCCATCGTAACTATCAGGCGTACTACCCGGCACGTGCAACGCCTTTTCGCCGGCACGGAGGGCCTTACGGATGA
- a CDS encoding conjugal transfer protein TrbE (type IV secretion system ATPase VirB4 family) — protein MMLLTTALFSLFALSLLSVLLWQVRIASRDVALKRHRQTQAGFVDLLNYAAVVDDGVVIGKNGAFMAAWRFFGTDAMGSTDAAREMVAFRINQALAGLGSGWMVHVDAKRKAAPHYSERRLSHFPDKVSAAVDEERRRLFESAGTRFESEFVLTLTWFPPVIAQQRFVELMFEDAAQKVSRKAQTRQLMAEFSRHCANIESRLSLAFILQRLKAEETVLPDGQVALCEAFLEHLQYCATGIHQPVLLPKHPIYLDALLAGQELWGGVVPKIGRHYVQCIAIEGFPGESYPGILGALSEVAVAYRFSTRFIFMDTHEALAHLDKFRKKWKQKVRGFFDQVFNTSSGVVDEDALNMVQDAAAAMAETNSGLVAQGYYTAVIVLMHESREALAHSARFLEKTVQSLGFSARIETINTLDAWLGSLPGHGVENVRRPLLNTMNLADLLPTSSIWSGENRAPCPLFPEHAPPLMHCVTSGNTPFRLNLHVRDLGHTIVFGPTRSGKSTHLAMIALQWRRYQHARIYAFDKGLSMYVTCRATGGAHYTIGGNTELAFAPLQFLATRSDQAWAMEWIDTILALNGLDTTPNQRNESAKAIAAMHQSGSKTLSDFTLLIQDEAIRETLRQYTIDGLMGHLLDAEDDALGLSDFMTFEIEHLMALGEKFALPVLLYLFRRIEQSLDGKPTLIILDEAWLMLAHPVFRKKIAEWLDSMAKKNCTVLMATQHLSHAANSGILDVIVESTATRIFLPNLHAKDPEAAKVYGQMGLNPRQIDLIANARPKQDYFLVSDAGCRLYELSLGRLALAFAGATDLDSIEAIKKLEARHGDDWVVPWCEQKGLSLNDYGVSA, from the coding sequence ATGATGCTTTTAACGACCGCACTTTTTTCGCTGTTCGCCCTCTCGCTGCTGTCGGTTCTGCTCTGGCAGGTGCGCATTGCCAGTCGCGATGTGGCGCTCAAGCGCCATCGCCAGACGCAGGCCGGTTTTGTGGATTTGCTGAACTATGCCGCGGTTGTGGACGATGGCGTTGTGATTGGCAAAAACGGTGCTTTCATGGCCGCCTGGCGGTTTTTTGGAACTGATGCCATGGGCAGCACCGATGCTGCACGGGAAATGGTGGCGTTTCGGATAAATCAGGCGCTGGCAGGCCTTGGCAGTGGCTGGATGGTGCATGTGGATGCCAAACGCAAAGCGGCTCCCCATTACAGTGAACGCCGACTTTCGCATTTCCCGGACAAGGTGTCTGCCGCGGTGGATGAGGAACGCCGCCGGCTGTTTGAGTCGGCGGGGACGCGTTTTGAAAGTGAATTTGTGCTGACGCTCACCTGGTTCCCGCCGGTGATTGCGCAACAGCGTTTTGTCGAGCTGATGTTTGAGGATGCGGCGCAAAAGGTGTCGCGCAAGGCTCAAACTCGCCAGTTGATGGCGGAGTTTTCGCGCCATTGCGCGAACATTGAATCGCGCCTGAGCCTCGCCTTTATCCTGCAGCGGCTCAAAGCCGAGGAAACGGTTCTGCCGGATGGGCAGGTCGCTCTCTGTGAAGCGTTCCTTGAACACCTGCAGTATTGCGCCACCGGCATCCACCAGCCCGTGCTGCTGCCCAAACATCCGATATACCTCGATGCACTCCTTGCCGGTCAGGAACTCTGGGGCGGTGTTGTACCCAAAATTGGACGCCATTACGTGCAGTGCATCGCCATCGAGGGGTTTCCCGGTGAATCGTATCCGGGCATTCTTGGGGCGCTTTCTGAAGTGGCCGTTGCCTATCGCTTCAGTACGCGGTTCATTTTCATGGATACGCACGAAGCCCTTGCGCACCTTGATAAATTCCGTAAGAAGTGGAAACAGAAAGTACGCGGCTTTTTTGACCAGGTGTTTAATACCTCCAGCGGCGTTGTCGATGAAGACGCGCTGAACATGGTGCAGGATGCAGCGGCCGCCATGGCAGAAACCAATTCAGGTCTGGTCGCGCAGGGGTATTACACGGCGGTGATTGTCTTGATGCATGAAAGCCGTGAAGCGCTGGCGCACAGCGCGCGCTTTCTGGAAAAGACGGTGCAAAGCCTGGGCTTTAGCGCGCGCATTGAAACCATCAACACCCTTGATGCCTGGCTTGGCAGCCTGCCGGGGCACGGGGTCGAGAATGTCAGACGCCCGCTGCTCAACACCATGAACCTTGCCGATTTGCTGCCCACAAGTTCCATCTGGAGTGGGGAAAACCGCGCACCGTGTCCCTTATTCCCGGAGCATGCGCCTCCCCTGATGCATTGCGTCACCAGCGGTAACACCCCGTTTCGCCTGAATCTGCATGTCCGCGATTTAGGCCACACCATCGTGTTCGGGCCCACCCGCTCCGGTAAATCCACGCACCTTGCCATGATTGCGCTGCAATGGCGTCGCTATCAGCACGCGCGGATTTACGCCTTTGACAAGGGCCTGTCGATGTATGTAACCTGCAGGGCCACGGGAGGTGCGCATTACACCATCGGCGGCAATACCGAACTTGCGTTTGCGCCGCTGCAGTTTCTGGCCACCCGCTCGGACCAGGCCTGGGCCATGGAGTGGATAGATACCATTCTCGCACTCAATGGGCTCGATACCACCCCGAATCAGCGTAATGAAAGTGCCAAAGCCATTGCCGCCATGCACCAGAGCGGCTCGAAAACCCTCTCGGATTTTACCCTCCTGATTCAGGATGAAGCCATCCGCGAGACCCTGCGGCAATACACCATCGATGGCCTGATGGGGCATCTGCTGGATGCCGAAGACGATGCACTGGGGCTTTCTGATTTCATGACCTTTGAAATCGAACACCTGATGGCGCTTGGGGAAAAGTTCGCGCTCCCGGTGCTGCTCTATCTTTTCCGCCGCATTGAGCAGTCACTGGATGGAAAGCCGACCCTCATCATCCTCGATGAAGCCTGGCTGATGCTGGCGCACCCCGTTTTTCGCAAAAAGATTGCCGAATGGCTTGATTCCATGGCCAAGAAAAACTGCACGGTGCTGATGGCAACCCAGCATCTGTCGCATGCCGCGAACTCCGGCATTCTGGATGTGATTGTGGAATCGACTGCCACGCGCATTTTCCTGCCAAACCTGCACGCCAAAGACCCGGAGGCCGCAAAAGTCTATGGCCAGATGGGGCTGAACCCCCGCCAGATTGACCTCATCGCGAATGCGCGCCCGAAGCAGGATTATTTTCTTGTAAGTGATGCCGGCTGCAGGCTCTATGAGCTGTCTCTCGGCAGACTGGCGCTCGCTTTTGCCGGTGCCACTGACTTGGATTCCATTGAGGCCATCAAAAAGCTTGAGGCCAGACATGGGGATGACTGGGTTGTCCCCTGGTGTGAGCAGAAGGGACTTTCTCTTAACGATTATGGAGTGAGCGCATGA
- a CDS encoding IS982 family transposase has protein sequence MPVEDFIISTFCLIDSLYKKAVITKLRTRGFAPRLSDPEVITIELVGEFLGLDTDKAIWSYFKRHWQNWFPGLGDRTSFARQSAKLWAVKQSIQKLLAGKLGTFNDSLHMSDGFPLPICHFRRANFSRLFSEAAAYGYCASKNERYYGFKGNLLIDSQGVITAITVTQANIDERESVWDNLDNVQGMIIADKGLIGQDFQEQIRQHTNVTLQTPLRSNMTDPRGSDFSKWLVSTRRLVETVIGQLTERFHIQKVRARDLWHLTSRIGRKTLAHTIGCFLNHKRGAKLTQFDGLVAPL, from the coding sequence GTGCCGGTTGAGGATTTTATCATTAGTACTTTTTGTTTGATAGATTCCCTTTACAAAAAGGCCGTTATCACAAAGTTGAGAACCCGAGGCTTTGCACCCAGGCTCTCCGATCCCGAGGTGATCACGATAGAGCTGGTTGGCGAGTTTCTCGGGCTTGATACCGATAAGGCAATTTGGTCATATTTCAAGCGACACTGGCAGAATTGGTTTCCCGGGCTTGGAGACAGGACGAGCTTCGCCAGGCAATCAGCCAAGTTGTGGGCCGTTAAGCAAAGCATTCAAAAATTGCTGGCCGGGAAACTGGGTACCTTCAATGACTCACTCCATATGTCTGACGGATTTCCTTTGCCAATTTGTCACTTCAGGCGCGCTAACTTTTCCCGGTTGTTCTCAGAGGCCGCCGCTTATGGCTACTGCGCCTCAAAAAATGAGCGCTATTATGGGTTCAAGGGCAATCTGTTGATTGACTCACAAGGCGTCATTACCGCCATAACCGTCACACAGGCAAACATTGATGAACGAGAGTCCGTCTGGGATAATCTCGACAACGTACAGGGCATGATTATTGCTGATAAGGGATTGATAGGCCAAGATTTTCAGGAACAAATCCGACAACATACGAATGTTACCCTGCAAACGCCTCTGCGCTCCAATATGACAGACCCACGCGGCTCAGATTTTAGCAAGTGGCTCGTATCTACCCGCAGATTGGTTGAAACGGTGATTGGGCAACTGACAGAGCGCTTTCATATTCAAAAAGTCAGGGCTCGCGACCTCTGGCACCTGACCAGCAGAATCGGACGAAAAACCTTGGCGCATACAATTGGATGCTTTCTTAATCACAAGCGAGGGGCAAAATTAACCCAGTTTGATGGACTTGTCGCCCCGTTGTAA
- a CDS encoding TrbI/VirB10 family protein yields the protein MQEDNALLSPECSPSTLKAAGVRRVNSLPVVMAAGVILLFALIIAMVAVKRAQAQQRVEAPEPYKASSASTRSTARMADEVIHGRSGGMIEAVKPVAVQETPVLEVPVALIDNPDVPPVPSVPDDGSELERIRQEKVRFFEEAVRAKTGIEASFSASTSTNANTAQNPALSPSDTTAAFQEQLQMVRAAMNGKESVALGGVEDAKRWELHSETQAPQTPYELKTGAVIPGVMISGIKSELPGQIIAQVSQHVFDTATGRFLLIPQGTRLLGVYSSEVAYGQSTVLIAWQRLIFPDGKTLDIGSMPGTDSAGYTGFHDKVNNHYARTFGSALLMSGIVAGVSLSQNQNDNGPFAQPNAQSVMSQALGQQLGEVTAQMIGKNLNIAPTLEIRPGYRFNIMVTKDLVFEKPWKPFDYRFRSAS from the coding sequence ATGCAAGAGGATAATGCGCTGCTTTCCCCTGAATGCTCACCCTCAACCCTCAAAGCAGCAGGCGTGCGCCGGGTGAACAGCCTGCCGGTCGTGATGGCCGCAGGCGTCATTCTGCTCTTTGCTCTGATAATTGCCATGGTCGCGGTCAAGCGCGCACAGGCCCAGCAGCGCGTGGAGGCACCAGAGCCGTATAAGGCCTCGAGCGCCTCCACGCGCTCAACGGCACGTATGGCCGATGAAGTCATCCATGGGCGCAGCGGTGGCATGATTGAGGCGGTCAAGCCCGTTGCTGTTCAAGAAACCCCGGTGCTGGAAGTGCCGGTGGCGCTTATTGATAACCCGGATGTCCCGCCCGTCCCGTCGGTCCCGGACGATGGCAGTGAGCTCGAGCGCATTCGCCAGGAGAAAGTGCGTTTCTTTGAAGAAGCGGTCAGGGCGAAGACCGGGATTGAGGCGAGCTTTAGCGCATCGACGAGTACTAATGCGAATACCGCACAGAATCCCGCATTGTCGCCGAGCGACACTACGGCCGCGTTTCAGGAGCAGCTTCAGATGGTGCGTGCCGCGATGAACGGCAAGGAGTCTGTGGCACTTGGTGGCGTGGAGGATGCGAAGCGCTGGGAGCTGCACTCTGAGACGCAGGCCCCGCAGACGCCCTATGAACTCAAAACCGGCGCGGTGATTCCGGGCGTCATGATTAGCGGCATCAAATCCGAGCTTCCAGGGCAAATCATTGCTCAGGTGTCGCAGCACGTCTTTGACACGGCCACCGGGCGTTTTCTGCTTATCCCGCAGGGAACGCGCCTTCTCGGGGTGTATTCCAGTGAAGTGGCCTATGGTCAGAGCACGGTGCTTATTGCCTGGCAGCGCCTGATTTTTCCCGATGGCAAGACGCTCGATATCGGCTCGATGCCGGGGACAGACAGCGCCGGTTACACGGGCTTTCACGACAAGGTGAACAACCACTATGCGAGAACCTTTGGTTCGGCACTGCTGATGTCCGGCATTGTTGCGGGTGTGAGCCTCAGTCAGAACCAGAATGACAATGGCCCGTTTGCACAGCCCAATGCCCAAAGCGTCATGAGCCAGGCACTTGGGCAGCAGCTTGGGGAAGTGACGGCACAGATGATTGGAAAAAACCTCAACATCGCACCCACGCTTGAAATCCGCCCGGGCTATCGCTTCAACATCATGGTGACCAAAGACCTGGTGTTTGAAAAACCGTGGAAACCCTTTGACTACCGTTTCAGGAGCGCTTCATGA
- a CDS encoding type IV secretory system conjugative DNA transfer family protein — MKTDRTIGTRGVARNPTGTLPLALTVLASPLAGMMVATLYLAIRLHQSSCYPWNYLLWQHLWRAHYPNIFRVADSLMLVVVSLVLFVCFLAKASRQRLHANENLHGSARWGSEADLKKAGLLGNQEGVYVGAWEDRRGQLHYLRHNGPEHILTYAPTRSGKGVGLVIPTLLSWRHSAVITDLKGELWALTAGWRRQHAHNQVIRFEPASLTGAAWNPLDEIRAGTENEVGDVQNLATLIIDPDGKGLETHWQKTSQALLVGFILHGIYKLRHEGREATLPGIDSMLVDADTNIANLLIEMMQYPHCNGTPHPVIAASSRDMTDRPPEEAGSVLSTLKSYLALYRDPVVAKNVSRSDFRIKDLMNHRHPVSLYIVTQPNDKARLQPLVRILLNMVVRLLADKMEFEQTAEGVRTKKTYRHRLLCMIDEFPSLGRLDILQESLAFVAGYGLKFYLICQDINQLKSRERGYGPDETITSNCHIQNAYPPNRVETAEHLSKLTGLTTIVKKQLTLSGRRFGGLEQRSETLQEVQRPLLTVDECLRMPGPEKNAAGDITKAGDMVIYVAGFPAIYGKQPLYFKDPVFAARAAIAAPAVSDVLHPRLSPEEEIRL; from the coding sequence ATGAAAACCGACCGAACCATCGGCACGCGAGGTGTGGCGCGCAATCCCACAGGCACTTTGCCACTTGCGCTGACCGTACTGGCTTCCCCCCTTGCCGGGATGATGGTGGCAACGCTCTATCTCGCCATACGCCTGCATCAGTCCTCCTGTTACCCCTGGAACTATCTCCTCTGGCAACACCTCTGGCGTGCCCATTACCCGAATATTTTTCGTGTGGCCGACAGCCTGATGCTGGTTGTGGTCAGTCTGGTGCTGTTCGTGTGTTTTCTCGCAAAAGCCAGCCGTCAGAGGCTGCATGCCAACGAAAACCTGCACGGCTCGGCGCGCTGGGGTTCGGAAGCCGATTTGAAAAAAGCCGGATTGCTGGGGAACCAGGAAGGGGTGTATGTAGGAGCGTGGGAAGACCGCCGCGGACAGCTCCATTACCTGCGCCACAATGGACCCGAACATATCCTCACTTATGCGCCCACCCGTTCGGGCAAGGGCGTGGGGCTCGTCATCCCTACGCTTTTGTCATGGCGGCATTCAGCGGTCATCACCGATTTAAAAGGCGAACTCTGGGCGCTGACCGCGGGCTGGCGCAGGCAGCATGCGCACAATCAGGTTATCCGCTTTGAACCGGCCAGCCTCACTGGAGCTGCATGGAATCCGCTCGATGAAATCCGGGCGGGTACGGAAAACGAAGTCGGTGACGTGCAGAATCTGGCAACGCTGATTATTGACCCGGATGGCAAGGGGCTCGAAACCCATTGGCAGAAAACCTCTCAGGCACTGCTGGTGGGGTTTATCCTGCACGGCATTTACAAACTGCGGCATGAAGGCCGCGAGGCAACGCTCCCAGGCATTGACAGCATGCTGGTGGACGCGGACACCAACATCGCGAATCTTCTGATTGAAATGATGCAGTACCCGCACTGCAACGGTACCCCGCACCCGGTGATTGCAGCCTCCTCCCGCGACATGACCGACCGGCCGCCGGAAGAAGCGGGTTCGGTGCTTTCCACCTTGAAATCCTATCTTGCGCTGTATCGTGACCCGGTGGTGGCCAAAAACGTGTCGCGCTCGGATTTTCGCATTAAAGACCTCATGAACCACCGCCATCCGGTGAGCCTCTACATCGTGACCCAGCCCAATGACAAGGCGCGCCTGCAGCCGCTCGTGCGCATCCTGCTGAACATGGTGGTGCGCCTTTTGGCCGACAAGATGGAGTTTGAGCAGACGGCAGAGGGGGTCAGAACCAAAAAGACCTACCGGCATCGCCTGCTGTGCATGATTGATGAATTCCCAAGCCTTGGGCGGCTTGACATTCTGCAGGAGTCACTTGCCTTTGTCGCGGGCTATGGCCTGAAGTTTTACCTCATCTGTCAGGACATCAACCAGCTGAAAAGCCGTGAGCGCGGTTATGGGCCGGATGAGACGATTACGTCCAACTGCCACATTCAAAATGCCTATCCGCCGAACCGTGTGGAAACGGCCGAACACCTCTCCAAACTCACCGGGCTTACCACCATTGTCAAAAAGCAGTTGACCCTGAGCGGCAGGCGTTTTGGCGGTCTTGAGCAGCGCTCTGAAACCCTTCAGGAAGTGCAGCGACCATTGTTGACAGTGGATGAGTGTCTGCGGATGCCGGGGCCTGAGAAAAATGCCGCAGGCGATATTACAAAAGCCGGTGACATGGTTATCTATGTCGCGGGCTTCCCCGCGATTTATGGCAAACAGCCGTTGTATTTCAAAGACCCGGTTTTTGCGGCGCGCGCCGCTATTGCCGCACCTGCAGTATCCGATGTGCTGCACCCGCGCTTAAGTCCAGAGGAGGAAATCCGACTGTGA
- the trbL gene encoding P-type conjugative transfer protein TrbL, which yields MKKAMIAGMLLMLAPLAHAGVDSADLFDSILSRFESTASGWAGRMSAYASWLFWGLALISMVWTYGMMLLRRADIQEFFAETLRFFTVLGFFYWLVENGPAIAIAVIDSLREIAANASGLNRRVSPSGIVDIGFEIFSRVVDASSIWSPAATTVGLLMGGIILVVLALVGVNMLMVLISAWFIVYGGVFLLGFGGGRWTQEIAIQYYKTVLGIGLQCFAMMLLIGVGRSFIDQYYAAMSADVLLKELAVMLVVAIILLALINKIPPMFSSMVSSGFHGGSGVGLGTAMAAGGMAAGALQMGMQAASGGVVHLAGGASALQEAYRAAQGSLTDTGSRGLGGAFATTAQFTQSMGLHLAQGVSQTLQSKMESAREGVSARVSETFGGQVAEAIRAEVAPENTLSGSPDSAAEAERFHHNHPQEA from the coding sequence ATGAAAAAAGCTATGATTGCAGGGATGCTGCTGATGCTTGCGCCGCTCGCGCATGCCGGGGTCGACAGTGCTGATTTGTTTGACAGTATCCTGAGTCGCTTTGAAAGCACGGCTTCCGGCTGGGCGGGGCGCATGAGCGCTTACGCATCATGGCTTTTCTGGGGGCTTGCGCTTATCAGCATGGTCTGGACCTATGGAATGATGCTGTTAAGGCGCGCTGACATTCAGGAGTTTTTTGCCGAAACCCTGCGCTTTTTTACCGTGCTTGGCTTTTTTTACTGGCTCGTTGAAAACGGGCCAGCGATTGCCATCGCCGTGATAGATTCACTCCGGGAGATTGCCGCCAATGCCTCCGGGCTTAACCGGCGTGTATCGCCCTCCGGGATTGTCGATATCGGTTTTGAAATCTTCTCGCGCGTGGTGGACGCGTCAAGCATCTGGTCGCCTGCCGCCACCACAGTCGGGCTGCTGATGGGCGGCATTATTCTCGTGGTGCTGGCACTCGTTGGCGTTAACATGCTGATGGTGCTTATTTCTGCCTGGTTCATTGTTTATGGCGGGGTTTTTCTGCTCGGCTTTGGCGGCGGGCGCTGGACTCAGGAAATTGCCATTCAGTATTACAAGACGGTGCTCGGCATTGGCCTGCAGTGTTTTGCCATGATGCTCCTGATTGGGGTCGGGCGCTCCTTCATTGACCAGTATTATGCCGCGATGAGCGCAGATGTGCTCCTCAAAGAGCTTGCCGTCATGCTGGTAGTGGCCATCATTCTTTTGGCGCTCATCAACAAAATCCCTCCGATGTTCTCGAGCATGGTCAGCAGTGGCTTTCACGGCGGCAGCGGTGTCGGACTCGGAACGGCAATGGCCGCCGGCGGCATGGCGGCGGGTGCCCTGCAGATGGGCATGCAGGCCGCGAGCGGCGGGGTAGTGCATCTCGCCGGTGGCGCGTCAGCGCTTCAGGAAGCGTACCGTGCCGCTCAAGGCAGTCTGACGGACACCGGCAGCCGTGGACTTGGCGGCGCGTTTGCCACTACTGCACAGTTCACGCAATCGATGGGGTTGCATCTGGCGCAGGGAGTATCGCAGACGCTTCAGTCCAAAATGGAGAGTGCCCGCGAGGGCGTGAGTGCGCGCGTATCCGAGACCTTTGGCGGTCAGGTAGCAGAGGCGATTCGCGCAGAAGTGGCACCTGAGAATACGCTGTCTGGAAGTCCTGATTCAGCGGCTGAGGCGGAACGCTTCCACCACAACCATCCTCAGGAGGCGTGA
- the trbK gene encoding entry exclusion lipoprotein TrbK produces MKKIITVTCVLLALAGCESEQAKAARIAALTCADSPEGRPLEERQAIADACFKRGTFRKSSGKSW; encoded by the coding sequence ATGAAAAAAATCATCACTGTTACCTGTGTACTGCTGGCACTTGCCGGCTGCGAAAGCGAGCAGGCGAAAGCGGCGCGCATTGCGGCTCTCACCTGCGCCGATTCCCCGGAAGGTCGACCACTTGAGGAACGCCAGGCCATCGCCGACGCGTGTTTCAAGCGCGGCACTTTCCGAAAAAGCTCCGGCAAGTCCTGGTGA
- a CDS encoding TrbC/VirB2 family protein, producing the protein MLAGLALMLLLAAEPSLAASTSGGGLPFDGWLTKIRNSITGPFAFTVAIIGLVAAGAALIFGGDMNGFMRTLIFMVLVLSFVVAAQNTYTAITGKGAEITPPTGVEVGVTP; encoded by the coding sequence ATGCTCGCGGGGCTTGCCCTGATGCTGCTGCTGGCTGCTGAACCGTCGCTCGCGGCCAGTACCTCGGGCGGCGGACTGCCGTTTGATGGCTGGTTAACGAAAATCCGCAATTCCATTACCGGTCCCTTTGCTTTTACGGTGGCGATTATCGGGCTGGTGGCGGCGGGTGCGGCACTTATCTTTGGTGGTGACATGAACGGCTTCATGCGCACGCTGATTTTTATGGTACTGGTGCTTTCCTTCGTTGTGGCGGCACAAAACACGTATACCGCGATTACCGGGAAGGGGGCTGAAATCACACCACCAACAGGTGTTGAAGTCGGAGTCACGCCATGA
- a CDS encoding VirB8/TrbF family protein, with amino-acid sequence MKTTPANPWLNARRTWNHHTAGLMKSLQLWQFVSLASLLIAVTAVSGIIAIGSQSRFIPLVFQQDAQGNTLSVTRADRVQEATVDDMRTAVAHFIENIRMVTPDVDLQRKAVLQVYAYLDGQDAAVAKVNQFYQDNQESNPFVRAATETVSVDIRAILQQSAHTWQVDWIETVRNRDGSLKEKPAAMKALVTLYQNGELLDASNPTLLRNPHLLLVRDFNWSREMTSGVTP; translated from the coding sequence ATGAAAACAACACCCGCAAACCCGTGGCTGAACGCGAGACGGACCTGGAACCACCACACCGCAGGCCTTATGAAATCCCTGCAGCTTTGGCAGTTTGTGAGCCTTGCGAGTCTCCTGATAGCCGTCACGGCGGTGTCCGGCATTATTGCGATTGGCAGCCAGTCACGCTTTATTCCGCTGGTATTTCAGCAGGATGCGCAGGGCAACACGCTCTCAGTCACCCGGGCGGACCGTGTTCAGGAGGCGACTGTCGATGACATGCGCACGGCGGTGGCGCATTTTATCGAGAACATCCGCATGGTGACCCCGGATGTTGATTTGCAGCGAAAGGCGGTCCTTCAGGTGTACGCCTACCTCGATGGACAGGATGCAGCAGTCGCGAAGGTTAATCAGTTCTATCAGGACAATCAGGAATCAAACCCCTTTGTACGCGCGGCTACAGAGACCGTCAGCGTCGATATTCGCGCCATTCTGCAACAAAGCGCGCACACCTGGCAGGTGGACTGGATAGAAACCGTCAGAAACCGTGACGGCTCATTGAAAGAAAAGCCTGCCGCCATGAAAGCGCTGGTGACCCTTTATCAGAACGGCGAACTGCTCGATGCCTCCAATCCGACGCTTTTAAGAAACCCGCACCTCTTGCTGGTGCGCGATTTTAACTGGTCCCGCGAAATGACCTCAGGAGTAACCCCATGA
- the trbJ gene encoding P-type conjugative transfer protein TrbJ gives MNMNPKTGFTLTFSLLLASGVFAAGTPVFDYANLIQNIRILQTETEQYRQQLLQYKALIANTSSLGRFNWDDASGTITQLLNTTDTISAYKSQAGSLQRYLDTYQSSSYYQNHPCMRGACTPEQRRALEQSRLDASNAEKKTRDAMMHGLDAQQQTLARDASRIRTLQQQAADAEGQKQAIQAATQLASSQANQLLQIRSLMVASQAAEVTREAERANREAMEAAADARLRAGTFHKSSGKSW, from the coding sequence ATGAACATGAACCCAAAAACAGGCTTCACACTCACGTTTTCCCTGCTGCTCGCATCGGGCGTTTTTGCGGCCGGCACGCCGGTGTTTGATTATGCCAATCTGATACAGAACATCCGTATTCTGCAGACAGAAACCGAGCAATATCGACAGCAGTTGTTGCAGTACAAGGCGCTCATCGCCAACACCTCATCACTCGGGCGTTTTAACTGGGATGATGCAAGCGGCACCATCACGCAACTGCTGAACACCACCGATACCATCAGCGCGTACAAAAGTCAGGCGGGCAGTCTGCAGCGTTACCTCGACACCTACCAGAGCAGCAGTTACTACCAGAATCACCCCTGCATGCGCGGTGCCTGCACGCCCGAGCAACGGCGCGCACTTGAGCAAAGCCGCCTTGACGCGTCCAATGCCGAGAAGAAAACCCGCGATGCGATGATGCACGGGCTCGATGCACAGCAGCAGACGCTGGCGCGCGATGCCAGTCGCATCCGCACGCTGCAGCAGCAGGCAGCGGATGCAGAAGGGCAGAAACAGGCGATTCAGGCCGCTACACAGCTCGCCAGCAGTCAGGCGAATCAGCTTTTACAAATCCGAAGCCTGATGGTGGCAAGCCAGGCGGCGGAAGTGACGCGGGAAGCGGAGCGCGCCAACCGCGAAGCCATGGAGGCCGCCGCTGATGCCCGTTTGCGGGCGGGGACTTTTCACAAGAGCTCGGGTAAAAGCTGGTAG